The Arachis hypogaea cultivar Tifrunner chromosome 16, arahy.Tifrunner.gnm2.J5K5, whole genome shotgun sequence genome contains a region encoding:
- the LOC112757250 gene encoding uncharacterized protein translates to MKYDGTQDPLEHLTAFEARMNLEGVGDEVRCRAFPVTLAGPAIRWFNNLPQGSVTQFSDISHAFLAQFTTRIVKAKHPINLLGVTQRPGEPTRKYLDRFNDECLEIDGLTDSVASLCLTNGLSNEDFRKHLTTKPVWTMQEIQCVAKEYINDEEVSRVVAANKRQPAYNQSRHFEARERPKEHARDGGPSKPPKPFPRPRPLKDRTGGNKNLYCEYHKGYGHKTQDCFDLKDALEQAIKDGKLADFSHLIRELRRRNRDNDNEDRSRPTRRRQEPEGDDHGLTVVNVVTARNTAPRSKSAQKKDAKVLAVSTPPVRSLKGLPPISFDPEDQWFDEVPENSDLTTHQHSVVGLGDHFIKPDGIITLPTSVGQGQRRRTIMADFVILRDSTAYNIILGRKTINDLGAAISTKLLVMKFITDDGSVGSLWGDLETAVTCDHASLSLRKKSKEASGVFLADLDARVDDKPRPEPEGDLEKFRVGEEDDKFTFINRNLPHEIKEPLMEMIRANADLFAWTPADMPRIDPQLMSHHLAVKAGAKPVAQRRRKMSQERADEVAKQMASLLEAGFIRELDYSTWLSNVVLRQGTDT, encoded by the exons ATGAAGTATGACGGAACGCAAGACCCCCTGGAACACttgacggcctttgaggccaggatgaacctagaaggggTGGGAGACGAGGTCAGATGTCGCGCTTTCCCAGTCACCTTAGCGGGCCCGGCAATACGGTGGTTTAACAACCTCCCGCAAGGCTCGGTGACCCAATTCTCCGACATCAGCCACGCCTTCTTGGCTCAGTTCACAACTAGGATTGTCAAAGCCAAACACCCAATCAATTTGCTGGGGGTGACACAGAGACCCGGAGAGCCGACCAGGAAGTACCTGGACCGTTTTAATGACGAGTGCTTGGAAATTGACGGTCTGACGGACTCAGTGGCAAGTTTGTGCTTAACGAACGGGCTCTCGAATGAGGACTTCAGGAAACACCTCACCACAAAGCCCGTCTGGACAATGCAAGAGATCCAGTGCGTGGCCAAAGAATACATTaatgacgaggaagtcagccgggttgtggctgccaataaacggcagcccgCCTACAACCAATCTCGGCACTTCGAAGCCAgagaaagaccaaaggaacacGCCAGGGACGGCGGTCCGAGTAAACCACCCAAACCGTTCCCCCGA ccccgaccactgaAGGACAGGACGGGAGGGAACAAGAACCTTTACTGCGAGTATCACAAGGGTTAcgggcacaagacccaagactgctttGACCTAAAGGATGCCCTCGAGCAAGCTATCAAGGATGGCAAACTCGCCGACTTCTCCCACCTTATAAGGGAACTAAGGAGACGCAACCGGGACAACGACAACGAAGACAGATCTCGACCAACAAGACGACGACAGGAACCAGAGGGTGACGACCACGGTCTCACGGTGGTAAACGTGGTGACGGCTAGGAATACCGCCCCGAGGTCGAAATCGGCGCAGAAGAAAGATGCCAAGGTCCTAGCGGTCTCCACCCCACCTGTTAGAAGTCTTAAGGGTCTCCCACCTATCTCTTTCGACCCGGAGGACCAATGGTTTGACGAGGTGCCGGAAA ATTCCGACCTGACGACCCACCAGCACAGTGTGGTAGGGTTAggagaccacttcatcaagccagacGGAATCATCACACTCCCGACCTCTGTGGGACAAGGGCAAAGACGGAGGACAATCATGGCAGACTTTGTAATATTACGAGATTCGACGGCTTataacatcatcctggggagaaagACCATTAACGACCTGGGGGCAGCTATCAGTACGAAACTACTGGTGATGAAGTTCATCACCGATGACGGATCCGTGGGATCCCTCTGGGGCGACTTGGAAACGGCGGTCACTTGCGACCATGCCAGCCTTTCTCTCAGAAAAAAATCCAAGGAAGCGTCAGGGGTTTTCCTGGCCGACCTGGACGCCAGGGTAGACGACAAACCCAGACCAGAGCCAGAAGGAGACTTGGAAAAGTTCAGAGTCGGCGAGGAGGACGATAAATTCACATTCATAAACAGAAACCTCCCGCACGAAATAAAGGAGCCTTTGATGGAGATGATCAGGGCTAacgccgacctcttcgcctggacaCCTGCCGACATGCCACGGATAGACCCCCAGCTCATGTCGCATCACCTGGCCGTAAAGGCAGGAGCCAAACCAGTGGCCCAGAGAAGGAGGAAAATGTCGCAGGAAAGGGCGGACGAGGTAGCCAAGCAAATGGCCAGCCTCTTAGAAGCGGGATTCATCCGGGAATTGGATTACTCGACTTGGTTGTCGAATGTGGTTCTG CGGCAGGGTACAGATACCTga